In a genomic window of Trichoderma atroviride chromosome 4, complete sequence:
- a CDS encoding uncharacterized protein (EggNog:ENOG41) — MFVLPPPPRYPAGAYGVGLGGVVPLIETNNTLSNPSGPEFRFLVGEGTYVLKEDLNLATPPPHPSEAPVVNPNPLATTPQPATAGTKMSILSLESRPPPFFYRGPSATTLSLTGGTLSIQEHPSESRYSTEGGMSSDDGRAASSEGPAASTTFGSAPAFGEGNSLLAPTVSKDVNKKKKPKNNVTKSNSSFISRVIVNDSLARKLTERPLDGLFAFANINRAFQWLDMSSPTKQDYLTKILFTKAHCLCHDVNMVTKSVSHIDVIMGFSTGEIIWWEPISQRYTRLNKNGIINNTPVAEIRWIPGSENLFLAAHMDGLLVVYDKEKEDGHLNPEEEGLTASGSGSEGELSNGSAISNGIRGIRINKSVHSKNQKTNPVAAWKLSNQRINAFSFSPDNRHLAVVSEDGTLRVIDYLSEKLLHLYHSYYGGLSCVCWTPDGKYVLTGGQDDLISIWSIADKALVARCQGHRSWVSALAFDLWRCDDRNYRFGSVGEDGRLCLWDFSVGMLHRPKTVAPTLHRGSVSSKFTAPHRTDTNMSMNSDGKGSIPEDEWEENVIEHAVQPRAVIPMLPPVLTHVVDSHPACWLAFTEDAVITSCKQGHVRTWNRPGVPTGNEEKA, encoded by the exons ATGTT TGTTTtacctcctcctccgcggTATCCCGCTGGCGCCTATGGCGTCGGCCTCGGGGGCGTCGTGCCCCTGATCGAGACCAACAATACACTGTCGAACCCGAGCGGACCCGAGTTTCGGTTCCTGGTAGGAGAGG GAACATACGTGCTCAAGGAAGACTTGAACCTGGCCACGCCGCCACCCCATCCGTCCGAGGCGCCTGTCGTCAACCCGAATCCCCTGGCTACGACCCCTCAGCCTGCGACTGCCGGAACAAAAATGTCGATTCTTAGTCTGGAGTCCCGGCCACCTCCCTTCTTCTACAGAGGTCCCTCTGCTACGACGCTGTCGTTGACTGGTGGGACGTTGAGTATTCAAGAACATCCCAGCGAAAGCCGATACTCGACTGAAGGCGGCATGAGTAGCGACGATGGCCGCGCGGCGTCGAGCGAGGGCCCAGCTGCATCTACTACATTCGGCTCTGCTCCCGCATTTGGCGAAGGAAACTCACTGCTAGCACCTACGGTCTCGAAGGACgtaaacaaaaagaagaagcccaagaatAATGTTACCAAGAGCAactcttctttcatctcgcGTGTCATTGTTAATGATAGTTTGGCGCGAAAGCTGACGGAACGACCGCTTGATGGACTATTTGCCTTTGCCAATATTAACAGGGCATTTCAGTGGCTGGACATGTCATCGCCGACAAAG CAAGATTATTTGACCAAGATTCTGTTCACCAAGGCTCACTGCCTATGCCACGATGTCAACATGGTGACAAAGAGCGTTTCTCATATTGATGTGATTATGGGATTCTCTACTGGCGAAATCATCTGGTGGGAGCCCATTTCTCAGCGATATACACGTCTGAACAAAAAC GGGATAATCAACAATACGCCCGTAGCTGAAATACGATGGATTCCTGGGTCCGAAAACCTTTTCCTTGCTGCTCACATGGATGGCCTTCTAGTGGTATAcgataaagaaaaagaagacggtcATCTcaatccagaagaagaagggctgaCTGCCAGTGGCAGCGGGAGCGAGGGAGAGCTTTCCAATGGATCCGCTATTAGCAATGGCATCAGGGGTATCAGGATTAACAAATCGGTGCACTCCAAGAACCAAAAGACTAACCCAGTAGCCGCGTGGAAGCTATCGAACCAACGGATAAATGCTTTCTCGTTCTCTCCTGATAATAGACATCTTGCAGTTGTGTCTGAGGACGGAACATTGAGAGTCATTGATTATCTCTCAGAAAA GCTCTTGCACCTATATCATTCGTACTACGGTGGACTATCATGTGTTTGCTGGACACCAGATGGCAAATACGTTCTAACTGGCGGTCAAGATGACTTGATATCTATTTGGTCAATCGCAGACAAAGCATTAGTCGCCCGATGCCAGGGCCACCGATCTTGGGTTTCTGCGCTGGCGTTCGACTTGTGGCGATGTGACGACCGAAACTACCGCTTTGGTAGCGTAGGAGAGGATGGACGACTATGTCTCTGGGATTTTAGCGTGGGCATGCTGCATCGCCCCAAGACTGTT GCACCTACTCTCCACCGAGGGTCGGTATCGTCGAAATTCACGGCTCCGCATAGAACAGACACCAACATGTCCATGAATTCGGACGGCAAAGGCTCCATCCCAGAGGATGAATGGGAAGAGAATGTGATTGAGCATGCCGTTCAGCCGCGGGCGGTAATTCCAATGCTGCCACCTGTACTG ACGCACGTGGTTGATAGCCATCCTGCGTGCTGGCTAGCCTTCACCGAGGATGCCGTTATCACAAGCTGCAAGCAAG GACACGTAAGAACCTGGAACCGACCAGGCGTCCCAACGGGCAACGAGGAAAAGGCTTGA